In Papio anubis isolate 15944 chromosome 17, Panubis1.0, whole genome shotgun sequence, the following are encoded in one genomic region:
- the FDXR gene encoding NADPH:adrenodoxin oxidoreductase, mitochondrial isoform X5 codes for MTTCKAGVMPLASQHPQAHVDIYEKQPVPFGLVRFGVAPDHPEVKNVINTFTQTAHSGRCAFWGNVEVGRDVTVPELREAYHAVVLSYGAEDHRALEIPGEELPGVCSARAFVGWYNGLPENRELEPDLSYDTAVILGQGNVALDVARILLTPPEHLERTDITKAALGVLRQSRVKTVWLVGRRGPLQVAFTIKELREMIQLPGARPILDPADFLGLQDKIKEVPRPRKRLTELLLRTATEKPGPEEAARRASASRAWGLRFFRSPQQVLPSPDGRRAAGVRLAVTRLEGVGEATRAVPTGDMEDLPCGLVLSSVGYKSRPVDPSVPFDSKLGVIPNVEGRVMDVPGLYCSGWVKRGPTGVIATTMTDSFLTGQMLLQDLKAGLLPSGPRPGYAAIQALLSSRGVRPVSFSDWEKLDAEEVARGQGTGKPREKLVDPQEMLRLLGH; via the exons ATGACAACCTGCAAAGCAGGTGTCATGCCTCTTGCTTCACAG CACCCCCAGGCCCACGTGGACATCTACGAGAAGCAGCCCGTGCCCTTTGGCCTGGTGCGCTTTGGCGTGGCGCCTGATCACCCCGAGGTGAAG AATGTCATCAACACATTTACCCAGACGGCCCACTCTGGCCGCTGTGCCTTCTGGGGCAACGTGGAGGTGGGCAGGGACGTGACGGTGCCGGAGCTGCGGGAGGCCTACCATGCTGTGGTGCTG AGCTACGGGGCAGAGGACCATCGGGCCCTGGAAATTCCTGGTGAGGAGCTGCCAGGTGTGTGCTCCGCCCGGGCCTTCGTGGGCTGGTACAACGGGCTTCCTGAGAACCGGGAG CTGGAGCCAGACTTGAGCTATGACACAGCCGTGATTCTGGGGCAGGGGAACGTGGCTCTGGATGTGGCCCGCATCCTACTGACCCCACCTGAGCACCTGGAG AGAACGGACATCACGAAGGCAGCCCTGGGTGTACTGAGGCAGAGTCGagtgaagacagtgtggctagtGGGCCGGCGTGGACCCCTGCAAGTGGCCTTCACCATTAAG GAGCTTCGGGAGATGATTCAGTTACCGGGAGCGCGGCCCATTTTGGATCCTGCGGATTTCTTGGGCCTCCAGGACAAGATTAAGG AGGTCCCCCGCCCAAGGAAGCGGCTGACGGAACTGCTGCTTCGAACGGCCACGGAGAAGCCAGGGCCGGAGGAGGCTGCCCGCCGGGCATCAGCCTCCCGTGCCTGGGGCCTCCGCTTTTTCCGAAGCCCCcagcaggtgctgccctcaccaGATGGGCGGCGGGCGGCAGGTGTCCGCCTGGCAGTCACTAGACTGGAG GGTGTCGGTGAGGCCACCCGTGCAGTGCCCACGGGAGACATGGAAGACCTCCCTTGTGGGCTGGTGCTCAGCAGCGTTGGGTATAAGAGCCGTCCTGTGGACCCAAGCGTGCCCTTTGACTCCAAGCTTGGGGTCATCCCCAATGTGGAGGGCCGGGTTATGGATGTGCCAG GCCTCTACTGCAGCGGCTGGGTGAAGAGAGGACCTACAGGTGTCATAGCCACAACCATGACTGACAGCTTCCTCACTGGCCAGATGTTGCTGCAGGACCTGAAGGCTGGGCTGCTCCCCTCGGGTCCCAGGCCTGGCTACGCCGCCATCCAGGCCCTGCTCAGCAGCCGAG GGGTCCGGCCAGTCTCTTTCTCAGACTGGGAGAAGCTAGATGCCGAGGAGGTGGCCCGGGGCCAGGGCACAGGGAAGCCCAGGGAGAAGCTGGTGGATCCTCAAGAGATGCTACGCCTGCTGGGGcactga